One genomic segment of Acinetobacter oleivorans DR1 includes these proteins:
- a CDS encoding Mpo1 family 2-hydroxy fatty acid dioxygenase: protein MKSVTEWFDEYSESHQNPTNKQIHWLCVPAILFSIIGIIAHFSTLLTALLLVLTLVFYARLDLVLAVAMAALLVVMAWLIYTLPVGVGFYIAIFVIAWIGQFYGHKIEGKKPSFFKDLQFLLIGPVWCMDAYLGKILPKWKSRQKHAIS, encoded by the coding sequence ATGAAATCCGTTACAGAATGGTTTGACGAATATAGCGAAAGCCATCAAAACCCAACCAATAAACAAATTCACTGGCTCTGCGTTCCTGCCATTTTATTTTCTATTATTGGAATCATTGCCCATTTCAGCACCTTGCTCACTGCTCTATTACTTGTACTCACTTTAGTATTTTATGCTCGTTTAGATCTTGTACTTGCTGTTGCAATGGCAGCTTTACTTGTTGTTATGGCATGGCTCATTTACACCCTACCTGTAGGAGTAGGATTTTATATTGCTATTTTTGTGATTGCTTGGATCGGACAGTTCTATGGCCATAAAATTGAGGGCAAAAAGCCATCGTTCTTTAAAGATTTACAATTTTTACTCATTGGCCCCGTCTGGTGCATGGATGCCTATCTAGGAAAAATCTTACCTAAATGGAAAAGTAGACAAAAACACGCAATATCCTAA
- the rpsB gene encoding 30S ribosomal protein S2, translated as MADYNVSMRDLLQAGAHFGHQTRFWNPKMRQYIFGARNKIHIINLEHTVPALNDALNFANQLASKKNKVLFVGTKRAASNIIREQAQRAGQPYVDHRWLGGMLTNWKTLRQSINRLKDLQTQSQDGTFAKLTKREALERAREMEKLERSLGGVKNMGGLPDALFVIDVDHEAIAIKEAKNLGIPVIGIVDTNSNPDNVDYVIPGNDDAIRAVTLYASAMADAILAGKEYAQSQANAQAKGDDAAKDASEA; from the coding sequence ATGGCAGATTACAACGTAAGCATGCGTGACCTTCTTCAAGCAGGCGCGCACTTTGGTCACCAAACTCGTTTCTGGAACCCAAAAATGCGTCAATACATTTTTGGCGCGCGTAACAAAATTCACATCATCAACCTTGAGCACACTGTTCCTGCGTTAAATGATGCTTTGAACTTCGCTAACCAATTAGCAAGCAAAAAGAACAAAGTTTTGTTCGTTGGTACAAAACGTGCTGCTTCTAACATCATCCGTGAACAAGCTCAACGCGCTGGTCAACCATATGTAGATCACCGTTGGTTAGGTGGTATGTTGACGAACTGGAAAACACTTCGCCAATCTATCAACCGTTTAAAAGATCTTCAAACTCAATCTCAAGATGGTACTTTTGCTAAGCTTACTAAACGTGAAGCTTTAGAACGTGCTCGTGAGATGGAAAAACTTGAGCGTTCTTTAGGCGGCGTTAAAAACATGGGTGGTTTACCTGACGCATTATTTGTAATCGACGTTGATCACGAAGCGATTGCAATCAAAGAAGCGAAGAACTTAGGTATTCCTGTTATCGGTATCGTTGATACAAACTCTAACCCAGACAACGTTGATTACGTTATTCCGGGTAACGACGATGCGATCCGTGCAGTAACTCTATATGCTTCAGCTATGGCTGACGCAATTCTTGCTGGTAAAGAATACGCTCAATCTCAAGCGAACGCTCAAGCAAAAGGCGATGACGCTGCGAAAGACGCTTCTGAGGCTTAA
- a CDS encoding AraC family transcriptional regulator, whose product MQREQADYLHVRELGGLELLKAHYHQTQFSKHTHEGYCIGVIEEGAQSFFRTGQLHVAPKGDIILVNADEIHTGSSAVESGWRYRAIYPTPEMLAEVSQDFFENSRGAPWFPQAVIRDLGLAQQLCLLFDLLEQKDNFLLKETMYLSTLACLMKRHGQSNHTFCELPEAYSKILRVKELLVEMPETNFSLQDLADMVGLSAWHFLRQFKKYVGLPPHAWLVQARLQKARQLLKQGDQIAMVAQQCGFSDQSHFNRHFKKAMGVTPTQYVASLNN is encoded by the coding sequence ATGCAGCGGGAGCAAGCCGATTATCTGCATGTGCGAGAGCTGGGCGGTTTAGAGTTACTAAAAGCACATTATCACCAAACACAATTTTCGAAGCATACTCATGAAGGGTACTGTATTGGTGTGATTGAAGAGGGAGCACAGTCTTTTTTTAGGACAGGCCAGCTGCATGTAGCTCCTAAAGGCGACATTATTTTAGTAAACGCTGACGAAATTCATACGGGTTCATCTGCGGTAGAGTCAGGTTGGCGATATCGGGCAATTTATCCTACACCTGAAATGTTGGCAGAAGTCAGCCAAGATTTTTTTGAAAATTCACGTGGGGCGCCATGGTTTCCTCAAGCTGTCATTCGTGACTTGGGTTTGGCTCAACAACTATGTTTACTCTTTGATTTATTAGAACAAAAAGATAATTTTTTACTTAAAGAAACGATGTATTTATCGACTTTAGCCTGTTTAATGAAGCGACATGGTCAATCAAATCATACTTTTTGTGAGTTGCCTGAAGCATATTCAAAAATATTAAGAGTTAAAGAATTACTGGTAGAAATGCCTGAAACAAACTTTTCTTTGCAAGATCTGGCTGACATGGTGGGTCTAAGTGCATGGCATTTCTTAAGACAATTTAAAAAATATGTGGGCTTGCCACCTCATGCTTGGCTTGTTCAAGCACGCTTACAAAAAGCAAGACAATTATTAAAACAGGGTGACCAAATTGCGATGGTGGCACAGCAATGTGGTTTTTCTGATCAAAGCCATTTTAATCGTCACTTTAAAAAAGCAATGGGAGTGACGCCTACTCAATATGTAGCTAGCCTAAATAACTAG
- a CDS encoding AzlC family ABC transporter permease, whose protein sequence is MNIQLHQLVRFPKNKPSYLFLRGAMDILPLSISVIPWAILAGSMAIHAGLSFYKALAMSGIVFAGAAQLVSLSMVIEGASTFTIYVTIFFLTAQHFIYALTLRNDISALSLSKRLSLGFLLTDELFAVCASGEKRQPEYLLGAGLSFYLFWVVFSLVGILLATVIPDLLNYHLDFSIVAIFIAMIVPLCKGMPVIAGVLMTCLSGFFFKFYQVEGAILLSGLIGMLVAVLTEKIGKEQ, encoded by the coding sequence ATGAATATTCAGCTTCATCAGTTGGTGAGGTTTCCAAAAAATAAGCCATCCTATCTTTTTTTACGTGGTGCAATGGATATTTTGCCCTTGTCAATTTCTGTTATTCCCTGGGCAATTTTGGCAGGCTCTATGGCAATTCATGCAGGTTTATCTTTTTATAAAGCCCTTGCTATGTCGGGAATTGTTTTTGCTGGAGCAGCTCAATTAGTTAGTTTAAGCATGGTAATAGAAGGGGCATCTACTTTTACAATTTATGTGACGATTTTCTTTTTAACGGCTCAGCATTTTATTTATGCATTAACTTTAAGAAATGACATTTCTGCTTTGTCTCTATCGAAACGGTTAAGTTTAGGTTTTTTATTAACGGATGAATTATTTGCGGTGTGTGCATCTGGTGAAAAAAGACAGCCAGAATATCTGTTAGGTGCAGGTCTGTCTTTTTATTTATTCTGGGTAGTTTTTAGCTTGGTTGGAATACTTTTGGCAACAGTGATTCCAGATCTACTAAATTATCATTTAGATTTTTCAATTGTGGCTATTTTTATTGCCATGATAGTGCCGCTATGTAAGGGAATGCCTGTAATTGCTGGTGTGCTAATGACTTGTTTAAGCGGATTTTTCTTTAAATTTTATCAAGTTGAAGGGGCAATTTTACTTTCAGGATTAATCGGGATGTTGGTTGCTGTGTTAACTGAAAAAATAGGTAAGGAGCAATAA
- the map gene encoding type I methionyl aminopeptidase codes for MNSTYTAPRRLIKTPDEIEKMRIAGRLAAEVLEMIKPYIKAGVSTLELDTICRNHIENVQHAIPACVGYGGAPGRPAFQHSICTSVNHVVCHGIPSENKTLKNGDILNIDVTVIKDGYHGDTNMMYIVGGETSILANRLCKVAQEAMYRGMATVKDGSYLGDIGHAIQKYVESERFSVVREYCGHGIGTVFHDEPQVLHYGQAGTGMRLEAGMTFTIEPMVNAGVWQTKLLGDKWTVVTKDHKLSAQYEHTILVTQTGIEVLTARPEEDLSRFN; via the coding sequence ATGAACAGTACTTATACAGCTCCACGTCGATTAATCAAAACTCCAGATGAAATTGAAAAAATGCGCATTGCAGGACGACTGGCGGCTGAAGTTCTAGAGATGATCAAGCCGTATATCAAGGCGGGTGTAAGTACACTTGAACTTGATACCATTTGCCGTAATCACATTGAAAATGTACAACATGCTATTCCTGCCTGTGTCGGCTATGGTGGCGCTCCTGGACGCCCTGCTTTTCAGCACTCTATTTGTACTTCGGTTAACCATGTTGTCTGCCATGGCATTCCTTCTGAAAATAAAACGTTAAAAAACGGCGATATTTTAAATATTGATGTGACTGTGATTAAAGATGGTTATCACGGCGATACAAACATGATGTATATCGTCGGTGGTGAGACGTCTATTTTAGCCAATCGTCTATGTAAAGTTGCTCAAGAAGCGATGTATCGTGGAATGGCAACTGTTAAAGATGGTTCATATTTAGGTGATATTGGCCATGCGATCCAGAAATATGTCGAATCAGAGCGTTTTAGTGTGGTACGTGAATATTGTGGCCACGGTATTGGTACCGTTTTCCATGATGAACCTCAAGTATTACATTATGGTCAAGCTGGAACAGGTATGCGTCTGGAAGCTGGTATGACTTTTACTATTGAACCTATGGTAAATGCTGGCGTATGGCAAACTAAACTATTAGGCGATAAATGGACTGTTGTAACGAAAGACCATAAACTTTCAGCTCAATATGAACATACTATTTTAGTGACTCAAACAGGCATTGAAGTTTTAACTGCACGCCCTGAAGAGGATTTATCTCGCTTCAACTAA
- a CDS encoding septal ring lytic transglycosylase RlpA family protein produces MQLSLKYVLALTASLSIAPLHAEMVQSSSLNSDVDGSNLAARVLSKDTQNFNSRFSNINSLSITERSGDQIRRQAIAAKIEIPEDEPSVIEKLNTVASNTVRKFSQTGMASWYGRQFHGRKTASGDTFDMNALTAAHRSLPLNCYIRVTNKDNGKSVVVKVNDRGPFHGNRVLDLSYGAAKRLGITNAGTAKVNIERVDGPTS; encoded by the coding sequence ATGCAGTTATCGCTGAAATACGTTCTTGCACTGACGGCTAGTTTAAGCATAGCCCCATTGCACGCTGAAATGGTGCAATCTTCATCATTAAATAGTGATGTAGATGGTTCTAATTTAGCAGCTCGTGTATTGAGTAAAGATACTCAAAATTTTAATTCTCGTTTTTCTAACATTAACAGTCTTTCAATCACTGAACGTTCTGGCGATCAAATCCGTCGTCAAGCTATCGCAGCAAAAATTGAAATCCCTGAAGATGAGCCTTCAGTGATTGAAAAACTTAACACAGTAGCTTCAAACACTGTTCGTAAGTTTAGCCAAACTGGCATGGCTTCATGGTATGGTCGTCAATTCCATGGTCGCAAAACAGCAAGTGGTGACACATTCGATATGAATGCTCTTACTGCTGCTCACCGTAGCCTACCGTTGAACTGTTACATTCGAGTAACGAATAAAGACAATGGTAAAAGTGTGGTTGTAAAAGTAAATGACCGTGGTCCTTTCCATGGCAATCGTGTACTTGACCTATCTTACGGTGCAGCTAAACGTCTTGGTATTACCAATGCTGGAACTGCAAAAGTAAATATTGAGCGCGTTGATGGTCCAACTTCATAA
- a CDS encoding DUF3465 domain-containing protein, with translation MTNKKNLSIGGVIILLIAAYFGLDLSGHKQNQSPSSVMPEAQHTETTLSNNGADTIKAAYEQRQSNVQVQGSGRVKAILRDDNDGSRHQKFILVLKNGLSILVAHNIDLAPKIPNLKKGEVVDFYGEYEYNPKGGVLHWTHRDPQNRHESGWLKHDGQIYQ, from the coding sequence ATGACAAATAAAAAAAATCTCAGTATTGGTGGTGTCATAATTTTATTGATTGCTGCATATTTTGGTCTGGATTTATCTGGGCATAAGCAAAATCAATCGCCATCATCAGTCATGCCCGAAGCTCAGCATACTGAAACTACACTTTCAAATAATGGGGCGGATACAATAAAAGCTGCTTATGAGCAGAGACAAAGTAATGTTCAAGTGCAGGGAAGTGGCCGAGTAAAAGCAATTTTAAGAGATGACAATGATGGGTCGAGACACCAGAAATTTATTCTTGTACTAAAAAATGGCCTTTCAATTTTAGTCGCACATAATATTGATTTAGCACCTAAAATTCCTAATTTGAAAAAAGGTGAGGTCGTAGATTTTTATGGTGAATATGAATATAACCCAAAAGGTGGTGTATTGCACTGGACTCATCGTGATCCACAAAATCGTCATGAAAGCGGTTGGCTCAAACATGATGGGCAAATCTACCAATAA
- the mltB gene encoding lytic murein transglycosylase B: MLSQHLNKTLKMLALCTGLISTSHFAQANDFATHPDYVNFKQKTMSAYGLSGDQVDAAMNGAKNLPNILNIMTRPGESKPWYDYRSMFLVEGTIQRGVRFKNQYADALNRAEQQYGVSQAVILGILGVETGYGANKGSFITRDALATLAFGYPRRAEYFGDELAALIAWTYKEGYPTSSIVGSYAGAIGYPQFMPSNISKYGVDYDGNGHIDLRNSAEDAIGSIANYLAKQGWQRDQPIGFMARYTGSNPESVIAKDLTQPFPYGALKTLGVSPLNPLVKIDDLDMVNVIQLQDYNGPIYYLTYPNFQVITTYNKSRMYATAVWLLGTEVASR; encoded by the coding sequence CTTAAATAAAACTTTAAAAATGCTTGCTTTATGTACTGGTTTAATCAGTACAAGTCACTTCGCTCAGGCCAACGATTTTGCAACACATCCTGATTATGTAAATTTTAAACAAAAAACGATGAGCGCTTATGGGTTAAGTGGCGATCAAGTTGATGCAGCTATGAATGGTGCAAAAAATTTACCAAACATTCTAAATATTATGACTCGTCCAGGTGAAAGCAAACCTTGGTATGACTATCGTTCTATGTTTTTGGTTGAAGGAACAATTCAACGCGGTGTGCGTTTTAAAAACCAATATGCAGATGCTTTAAACCGTGCTGAACAACAATATGGTGTATCTCAAGCTGTCATTTTGGGCATCTTGGGTGTTGAGACAGGTTATGGCGCAAATAAAGGTTCATTTATTACACGTGATGCATTAGCCACACTTGCTTTTGGCTACCCTCGCCGTGCTGAATATTTTGGTGATGAACTTGCTGCTCTTATTGCATGGACTTATAAAGAAGGTTACCCAACAAGTAGTATTGTAGGTTCCTATGCAGGTGCAATTGGCTATCCACAATTTATGCCGAGTAATATTAGTAAATATGGGGTCGATTATGATGGTAATGGACACATCGATTTAAGAAACTCTGCAGAAGATGCAATCGGTTCAATCGCAAATTACTTAGCAAAACAAGGATGGCAACGCGATCAACCTATCGGGTTTATGGCACGTTATACAGGGTCAAATCCAGAGAGTGTTATTGCTAAAGATTTAACTCAACCTTTTCCATATGGTGCATTAAAGACACTCGGGGTTTCACCTTTAAATCCTTTAGTTAAAATTGATGATCTGGATATGGTGAATGTTATTCAATTACAAGACTATAATGGTCCAATTTACTATTTGACTTACCCGAATTTTCAAGTGATTACGACCTATAATAAGAGCCGTATGTATGCTACTGCTGTATGGTTATTAGGCACTGAAGTGGCTAGCCGATAG
- the tsf gene encoding translation elongation factor Ts — translation MTAITASMVKELRDRTGLAMMECKKALTEANGDIELAIDNLRKSGQAKAAKKAGNIAADGAITIVQEGNKAILVEVNCQTDFVAKDENFSNFSKAVATAALAAGETDAAKIAELKLADGQTVEEARIALVQKIGENIQVRRAKIVEGENLAIYKHGLKIGVVVSYTGDADTGKGIAMHVAAFNPVAVNAEAVPADLIAKEKEIAEAKALESGKPANIVEKMVTGSVDKYLNEVALDRQMYVIDNDKKVADVLKATGTTVANFVRFEVGEGIEKKAEMSFAEEVAAAQAAAK, via the coding sequence ATGACTGCAATTACTGCAAGCATGGTAAAAGAATTACGTGACCGTACTGGTCTTGCAATGATGGAATGCAAAAAAGCATTAACAGAAGCGAACGGTGACATCGAGCTTGCTATTGATAACCTTCGTAAATCTGGTCAAGCTAAAGCTGCTAAAAAAGCTGGTAACATTGCTGCTGACGGTGCAATCACAATCGTTCAAGAAGGCAACAAAGCAATTCTAGTTGAAGTTAACTGTCAAACTGACTTCGTTGCTAAAGACGAAAACTTCTCTAACTTCTCTAAAGCTGTTGCTACTGCTGCTTTAGCTGCTGGTGAAACTGATGCTGCTAAAATCGCTGAATTAAAATTAGCAGACGGTCAAACAGTTGAAGAAGCTCGTATTGCGCTTGTTCAAAAAATCGGTGAAAACATCCAAGTTCGTCGTGCGAAAATCGTTGAAGGCGAAAACTTGGCTATCTACAAACACGGTTTAAAAATCGGTGTTGTAGTTTCTTATACTGGTGACGCTGATACTGGTAAAGGTATTGCAATGCACGTTGCTGCATTCAACCCAGTAGCTGTAAATGCTGAAGCTGTTCCTGCTGACCTTATCGCTAAAGAAAAAGAAATTGCTGAAGCGAAAGCGTTAGAATCTGGTAAGCCAGCTAACATCGTTGAGAAAATGGTAACTGGTTCAGTTGATAAATACTTGAACGAAGTTGCTCTTGATCGTCAAATGTACGTAATTGACAACGACAAAAAAGTTGCTGATGTATTAAAAGCAACTGGTACTACTGTTGCTAACTTCGTACGTTTCGAAGTTGGTGAAGGTATTGAGAAAAAAGCAGAAATGAGCTTCGCTGAAGAAGTTGCTGCTGCTCAAGCTGCTGCGAAGTAA
- a CDS encoding AzlD domain-containing protein has protein sequence MSWFMILGLAAIVFFNRYYFLEPTVKIKLPLIMNKMLNYSAPCLLTAICIPVVFFDGDNLKGIIDNPYIYAAIFCIVIALYLKKVLLSVIASLVFFYFINFLINY, from the coding sequence ATGTCTTGGTTTATGATTTTAGGTTTGGCAGCAATCGTCTTTTTTAATCGTTATTATTTTTTAGAACCCACTGTTAAAATTAAATTGCCGCTTATTATGAATAAGATGCTTAATTATTCTGCACCTTGTTTATTAACCGCAATTTGTATTCCAGTTGTTTTTTTTGATGGCGATAATTTAAAAGGAATTATTGATAATCCTTATATTTATGCAGCAATCTTTTGTATTGTGATTGCCCTTTATCTGAAGAAAGTACTTTTAAGTGTTATTGCTAGTTTGGTTTTTTTCTATTTTATAAATTTTCTAATAAATTACTAA